A DNA window from Peromyscus leucopus breed LL Stock chromosome 3, UCI_PerLeu_2.1, whole genome shotgun sequence contains the following coding sequences:
- the Ggcx gene encoding vitamin K-dependent gamma-carboxylase isoform X4, with product MALHRGSARAATASDKVQKNKSARTSGLSQGSRMEKLLGFEWTDLSSWQSVVALLNRPTDPANLAVFRFLFAFLMLLDIPQERGLSSLDRKYLDGLDVCRFPLLDALRPLPLDWMYLVYTIMFLGALGMLLGLCYRLSCVLFLLPYWYVFLLDKTSWNNHSYLYGLLAFQLTFMDANHYCLSAGITSGSHHAGSKTYF from the exons ATGGCTTTGCACCGTGGCTCTGCACGGGCCGCTACCGCCTCAG ATAAAGTGCAGAAAAACAAGTCCGCGCGGACATCAGGGCTCAGCCAGGGCAGCCGCATGGAGAAACTTTTGGGGTTTGAATGGACAGATTTATCTAGCTGGCAGAGTGTCGTGGCCCTGCTTAACCGACCAACGGACCCCGCAAACCTGGCTGTCTTTCGTTTTCTCTTTG CGTTCTTGATGCTGCTGGACATTCCCCAGGAACGAGGCCTTAGCTCCTTGGACCGGAAGTACTTGGATGGGCTGGATGTGTGCCGCTTCCCCTTGCTGGATGCCTTGCGCCCGCTGCCACTTGACTGGATGTATCTTGTCTACACCATCATGTTTCTGG GGGCTCTGGGCATGTTGCTGGGCCTGTGCTACCGGCTAAGCTGTGTGTTGTTCCTGCTCCCGTACTGGTACGTGTTCCTCCTGGACAAGACATCGTGGAACAACCACTCCTATCTGTATGGTCTGTTGGCCTTTCAGTTGACATTCATGGATGCAAACCACTACTG cctgagtgctggaattacaagtgggaGCCACCACGCTGGCTCAAAGACATATTTTTAA
- the Ggcx gene encoding vitamin K-dependent gamma-carboxylase isoform X3 — protein sequence MALHRGSARAATASDKVQKNKSARTSGLSQGSRMEKLLGFEWTDLSSWQSVVALLNRPTDPANLAVFRFLFAFLMLLDIPQERGLSSLDRKYLDGLDVCRFPLLDALRPLPLDWMYLVYTIMFLGALGMLLGLCYRLSCVLFLLPYWYVFLLDKTSWNNHSYLYGLLAFQLTFMDANHYWCLDIPTPVSFLEEEKTKARHSCFQILQGCRLDFPCVGQPREAVIAKRRRCCEVEMIADTKGKGIRVAQQCCPRRK from the exons ATGGCTTTGCACCGTGGCTCTGCACGGGCCGCTACCGCCTCAG ATAAAGTGCAGAAAAACAAGTCCGCGCGGACATCAGGGCTCAGCCAGGGCAGCCGCATGGAGAAACTTTTGGGGTTTGAATGGACAGATTTATCTAGCTGGCAGAGTGTCGTGGCCCTGCTTAACCGACCAACGGACCCCGCAAACCTGGCTGTCTTTCGTTTTCTCTTTG CGTTCTTGATGCTGCTGGACATTCCCCAGGAACGAGGCCTTAGCTCCTTGGACCGGAAGTACTTGGATGGGCTGGATGTGTGCCGCTTCCCCTTGCTGGATGCCTTGCGCCCGCTGCCACTTGACTGGATGTATCTTGTCTACACCATCATGTTTCTGG GGGCTCTGGGCATGTTGCTGGGCCTGTGCTACCGGCTAAGCTGTGTGTTGTTCCTGCTCCCGTACTGGTACGTGTTCCTCCTGGACAAGACATCGTGGAACAACCACTCCTATCTGTATGGTCTGTTGGCCTTTCAGTTGACATTCATGGATGCAAACCACTACTG GTGCCTTGATATACCCACTCCTGTTTCCTTCTTAGAAGAAGAGAAGACTAAAGCCAGACATAGCTGTTTTCAGATACTCCAGGGCTGCAGACTTGACTTTCCGTGTGTGGGCCAGCCCAGAGAGGCAGTGATAGCCAAACGTAGACGTTGCTGTGAGGTGGAAATGATAGCAGATACCAAGGGAAAGGGCATCAGGGTTGCCCAGCAGTGCTGTCCTAGGAGAAAGTAG